The following are encoded in a window of Saccharothrix longispora genomic DNA:
- the bla gene encoding class A beta-lactamase, with protein sequence MKRTAGAVLALAVLTGCASGPAPVESPPAATTTATTTAPTASIATAVPDGAFARLEEEFGATLGVYALDTGTGREIAYRADHRFAHASTIKALAVGALLRREPVEALDEVVTYSRADVVPHSPVTGERVDTGVTLREAADAAVRLSDNTAANLLFRALGGPEGLGAVLRGIGDTTTHVDRVETGLNEATPGDVRDTSTPRALATGLRAFTLGDALPPDRREFLVDLLRRNTTGDDLIRAGLPADWVVGDKTGSGGYGTRNDIAVAWPPGGAAPVVLAVMSTRGTPDAEHDDALIARAAAVVAGHLR encoded by the coding sequence GTGAAGCGGACCGCCGGCGCCGTCCTCGCGCTGGCCGTGCTCACCGGGTGCGCGAGCGGGCCGGCCCCGGTCGAGTCGCCGCCCGCAGCGACCACTACGGCGACCACCACGGCGCCGACCGCGAGCATCGCCACCGCTGTCCCGGACGGCGCGTTCGCCCGGCTGGAGGAGGAGTTCGGCGCCACGCTCGGCGTGTACGCCCTGGACACCGGCACGGGCCGCGAGATCGCCTACCGCGCCGACCACCGGTTCGCCCACGCCTCGACGATCAAGGCCCTCGCCGTGGGGGCCCTGCTGCGGCGCGAGCCGGTCGAGGCGCTCGACGAGGTGGTCACCTACTCGCGGGCCGACGTGGTCCCCCACTCACCGGTCACCGGGGAGCGGGTGGACACCGGCGTCACGCTGCGCGAGGCGGCCGACGCCGCCGTCCGCCTGAGCGACAACACGGCGGCGAACCTCCTGTTCCGCGCGCTGGGCGGCCCGGAGGGCCTGGGTGCGGTGCTGCGCGGGATCGGCGACACCACCACGCACGTGGACCGCGTGGAGACAGGGCTGAACGAGGCGACGCCGGGCGACGTCCGCGACACCAGCACGCCCCGCGCCCTGGCGACCGGCCTGCGCGCTTTCACGCTCGGCGACGCCCTCCCGCCGGACCGGCGGGAGTTCCTCGTGGACCTGCTGCGCCGCAACACCACCGGTGACGACCTGATCCGCGCCGGCCTGCCCGCCGACTGGGTCGTCGGGGACAAGACGGGGTCGGGCGGCTACGGGACGCGCAACGACATCGCCGTCGCCTGGCCGCCCGGTGGCGCGGCCCCCGTCGTGCTCGCGGTCATGTCGACCCGCGGCACGCCGGACGCCGAGCACGACGACGCGCTGATCGCCCGCGCCGCCGCGGTGGTGGCCGGCCACCTCCGGTGA
- a CDS encoding DUF899 family protein, protein MTTTSDDPTTALPGRPPVADLATWQAARDELLVREKAHTREGDAIAAARRRLPMVEFDGTVEVVGADGPVPFLDLFRGREELVVYKHMWHDGAPHQGQCEGCTNAAWHLKDPVYLDARGIASAVLTTGRWDEVAPYVEFMGYTTPWYSVRDVPEPVGGEMGYLTCFLRDGDRTFLTYSTTSRGNEAFSGSFALLDMTPYGRGEAWEDKPEGWPEGQRSCWYWRADADGNATWGPTSRPVPQWTRPGATPVETLGREGDCH, encoded by the coding sequence ATGACGACCACGTCCGACGATCCGACCACCGCGCTGCCCGGCCGACCGCCCGTCGCGGACCTCGCCACCTGGCAGGCCGCCCGCGACGAGCTGCTGGTCCGCGAGAAGGCCCACACCCGCGAGGGCGACGCCATCGCCGCAGCGCGCCGCAGGCTGCCGATGGTGGAGTTCGACGGGACGGTCGAGGTCGTCGGGGCGGACGGCCCGGTCCCGTTCCTGGACCTGTTCCGGGGCCGGGAGGAACTCGTGGTGTACAAGCACATGTGGCACGACGGCGCGCCGCACCAGGGGCAGTGCGAGGGCTGCACCAACGCCGCCTGGCACCTGAAGGACCCCGTCTACCTCGACGCCCGGGGCATCGCGTCGGCCGTCCTGACCACGGGCCGGTGGGACGAGGTGGCCCCCTACGTCGAGTTCATGGGCTACACCACGCCCTGGTACTCGGTGCGCGACGTGCCGGAGCCGGTCGGCGGTGAGATGGGGTACCTCACCTGCTTCCTGCGCGACGGCGACCGCACGTTCCTGACCTACTCCACGACGTCGCGCGGCAACGAGGCGTTCAGCGGCTCCTTCGCCCTGCTCGACATGACGCCGTACGGCCGCGGTGAGGCGTGGGAGGACAAGCCGGAGGGGTGGCCCGAGGGACAGCGCTCGTGCTGGTACTGGCGCGCCGACGCCGACGGGAACGCCACCTGGGGCCCGACCAGCCGCCCCGTGCCGCAGTGGACCCGCCCCGGCGCGACCCCCGTGGAGACGCTCGGCCGCGAGGGCGACTGCCACTGA